The Eleginops maclovinus isolate JMC-PN-2008 ecotype Puerto Natales chromosome 24, JC_Emac_rtc_rv5, whole genome shotgun sequence genome contains a region encoding:
- the LOC134861177 gene encoding coiled-coil domain-containing protein 122-like: MSTFGASEDGVQEKPRFSLTKAVEDVSQHGYAQTEALKDKQKTLISLQSENETLKKEISEMRESISVKKAQVRKEFLTHTQIKKDIEIQNKRYEAIVKRLHCQLSRAQAVHRQMSEEVYHMERQLAELKGQRGSSQDSAVSVRLV, from the exons atgtcaacatttggaGCCAGTGAAGATG GAGTACAGGAGAAGCCTAGGTTTTCATTAACCAAAGCCGTGGAGGATGTCAGTCAACATGGCTACGCCCAGACTGAGGccctgaaagacaaacagaagacACTCATCTCCCTGCAG aGTGAGAATGAAACTCTGAAGAAGGAGATCTCTGAGATGAGGGAGTCTATATCTGTCAAGAAAGCGCAAGTGCGAAAAGAGTTTTTAACTCATACCCAGATAAAGAAAGACATAGAG ATCCAGAACAAGCGCTATGAGGCCATTGTGAAGCGTCTCCACTGCCAACTGAGCAGGGCCCAGGCTGTCCACAG GCAAATGTCTGAGGAGGTTTACCACATGGAGAGACAGCTAGCGGAGCTTAAAGGGCAGCGGGGGTCATCTCAGGACTCAGCGGTCAGTGTCAGGCTAGTTTAA